One window of Nymphaea colorata isolate Beijing-Zhang1983 chromosome 11, ASM883128v2, whole genome shotgun sequence genomic DNA carries:
- the LOC116264500 gene encoding uncharacterized protein LOC116264500: protein MNPHVAFFASLKQVERRLASENTNKSTSKSNTPHLEADTVINKAIQESKTHLSESSKSTNKTASESKHNLTISIDQQPLSPFSSSLIYINNESPKLLSLQGSDPPPEFLSYSPDFDLSPESSPPIPPEGFDLLDVDASGDEIDQLCDLLGLQDLSCGRERKEGGQKERCFCGLCSGGFLSKVGVKGPKCDGEKRRLEGWINYFAEADCDTGKTKEPLRLAHLLLAKAASEGIGGSGCIEFPETAQEFFSQEPPAS from the exons atgaacccCCATGTTGCTTTTTTTGCTTCACTGAAACAG GTGGAAAGAAGATTGGCATCGGAAAACACCAACAAATCCACCTCTAAATCCAACACCCCTCACTTGGAAGCAGATACAGTAATCAATAAGGCGATCCAAGAGAGCAAAACCCATCTCTCAGAATCAAGCAAAAGCACGAACAAGACAGCCTCAGAGAGCAAACACAACCTTACAATATCTATAGACCAGCAACCGCTCTCTCCTTTTAGCTCATCACTTATCTATATCAACAATGAAAGCCCAAAGCTTCTTTCCCTCCAAGGAAGTGACCCACCTCCTGAATTCCTCTCCTACTCGCCAGATTTCGACTTGTCGCCGGAAAGCAGCCCTCCTATACCTCCAGAGGGTTTTGACTTGCTGGACGTGGATGCCTCTGGCGATGAAATTGATCAGTTGTGTGATCTGTTGGGCCTTCAAGATTTGAGTTGTGGcagggaaaggaaggagggtGGACAGAAGGAAAGGTGCTTTTGTGGTCTCTGCTCTGGTGGGTTCCTCTCAAAAGTTGGCGTGAAGGGTCCCAAGTGCGAcggagagaagagaagattggaAGGGTGGATTAATTATTTCGCGGAGGCCGATTGCGACACGGGAAAGACAAAGGAGCCGCTTAGGCTGGCTCATTTGCTTCTAGCAAAAGCTGCTTCAGAAGGGATTGGTGGCAGCGGCTGCATTGAGTTTCCAGAAACAGCACAAGAATTCTTTTCGCAAGAGCCGCCGGCCTCTTGA
- the LOC116263853 gene encoding WRKY transcription factor 71-like — protein MAEGGELFGREGQTHHLKKESMNFDAGFPFSEHFSCPLAGEFMGVNDFPGFDTSYMSFTQFLQTKIPADYLKGSHLDVSCGSEVLNSGEVADPVPEAATTQQSSDSSSTTEAVDEDSGKSTKDQSSAVDDGQEKSKKTNKARKKGEKKQRQPRFAFMTKSEVDHLEDGYRWRKYGQKAVKNSPYPRSYYRCTSQKCSVKKRVERSFQDPTIVITTYEGQHTHQSPATMRGTSTGIGGGGGIMGMHPFASTNSTAGYRFFPAELPVHLPDTSNQLNANHFLMQQTASNPLFHQAQQLGQLPDYGLLQDIIPSFNGREQ, from the exons ATGGCGGAGGGAGGAGAGCTCTTCGGGAGGGAAGGCCAGACTCATCATCTGAAGAAGGAATCTATGAACTTTGATGCCGGATTTCCGTTTTCTGAGCACTTCTCGTGCCCATTGGCCGGCGAATTCATGGGGGTAAATGATTTTCCAGGGTTCGATACGTCCTACATGAGCTTCACACAGTTCCTGCAGACCAAGATCCCCGCTGATTACCTGAAGGGTTCTCACCTGGACGTGTCTTGCGGGTCGGAGGTCTTGAATTCCGGCGAGGTCGCTGATCCGGTGCCAGAGGCAGCAACCACGCAGCAGTCATCGGATTCTTCTTCAACCACCGAGGCAGTCGATGAAGATTCGGGCAAGAGCACGAAGGATCAGTCAAGTGCAGTCGATGATGGACAGGAAAAGAGTAAGAAAAC GAACAAGGCaaggaagaaaggagagaaaaagcaaCGGCAACCGCGCTTTGCTTTCATGACCAAAAGCGAGGTGGATCATCTAGAAGATGGTTACAGATGGAGGAAATACGGCCAAAAAGCTGTGAAGAACAGTCCCTATCCGAG GAGCTATTACAGGTGCACCAGCCAAAAATGCTCGGTGAAGAAGCGGGTGGAGAGATCCTTTCAAGATCCTACCATAGTGATCACTACATATGAAGGCCAGCACACGCACCAGAGCCCAGCAACGATGAGAGGGACCAGCACAGGAATTGGAGGAGGAGGCGGCATTATGGGGATGCACCCATTTGCATCAACCAACTCTACGGCCGGATACCGCTTTTTTCCGGCGGAGCTGCCGGTGCATCTCCCTGACACGAGCAACCAACTAAACGCCAACCACTTCCTCATGCAGCAGACCGCTAGTAACCCTCTTTTTCACCAAGCTCAGCAACTCGGCCAGCTGCCTGACTACGGCCTCCTCCAGGACATCATTCCCTCTTTCAATGGCAGAGAACAGTGA
- the LOC116265079 gene encoding uncharacterized protein LOC116265079 isoform X1 gives MGWRFLRGSGTSHVKELAKESWNHFTILTKSLCLVHVVATYVVSTEVTTGPSMLPTLSISGDILLVEHLSSRFGRIKVGDVVVATSPLNPQIRVCKRVIGLEGDRIGYCPNSHGIFATSVTVPKGHVWLQGDNSLRSQDSRHYGPVPFGLLQGRVWLRVWPLQGFGRLN, from the exons ATGGGATGGAGATTTTTGAGAGGGTCCGGTACTTCACATGTGAAAGAACTTGCTAAGGAGTCATGGAATCATTTCACCATTCTGACCAAGTCCCTTTGCTTGGTGCATGTTGTTGCAACTTATGTTGTTTCAACAGAAGTG ACAACAGGACCCAGCATGCTGCCTACTTTAAGTATTTCTGGAGACATCCTATTAGTTGAACACTTGTCTTCGAGGTTTGGAAGGATCAAAGTTGGTGATGTGGTGGTTGCCACTTCCCCATTGAATCCACAGATTCGAGTCTGTAAGCGAGTTATTGGCTTGGAAGGTGATCGAATCGGCTACTGTCCAAATTCTCATGGCATATTTGCGACGTCAGTGACC GTGCCTAAAGGTCACGTGTGGCTTCAAGGTGATAATTCTCTCCGGTCCCAAGATTCTAGGCATTATGGCCCTGTTCCATTTGGACTCCTTCAAGGCAGAGTGTGGCTGAGG GTTTGGCCGCTGCAGGGTTTTGGGAGGTTAAACTGA
- the LOC116265079 gene encoding uncharacterized protein LOC116265079 isoform X2: MLPTLSISGDILLVEHLSSRFGRIKVGDVVVATSPLNPQIRVCKRVIGLEGDRIGYCPNSHGIFATSVTVPKGHVWLQGDNSLRSQDSRHYGPVPFGLLQGRVWLRVWPLQGFGRLN; the protein is encoded by the exons ATGCTGCCTACTTTAAGTATTTCTGGAGACATCCTATTAGTTGAACACTTGTCTTCGAGGTTTGGAAGGATCAAAGTTGGTGATGTGGTGGTTGCCACTTCCCCATTGAATCCACAGATTCGAGTCTGTAAGCGAGTTATTGGCTTGGAAGGTGATCGAATCGGCTACTGTCCAAATTCTCATGGCATATTTGCGACGTCAGTGACC GTGCCTAAAGGTCACGTGTGGCTTCAAGGTGATAATTCTCTCCGGTCCCAAGATTCTAGGCATTATGGCCCTGTTCCATTTGGACTCCTTCAAGGCAGAGTGTGGCTGAGG GTTTGGCCGCTGCAGGGTTTTGGGAGGTTAAACTGA
- the LOC116264945 gene encoding cytochrome P450 72A397-like — protein sequence MAAAVFLLVASVALFLSWVVVKTVYSFWWKPRQYAEAFKRQGIHGYPYKLLIGNSRDVATLQAKALAKPMAFSHELTPRIWPIFRDCVDKYGRISLFWFGNIPQIILMDPELVKEVLSNKFGHFSKPPQPAQVKVLARGLANMEGEEWAVQRRRINPVFHLEKLKGMLPSFSACCNELVQRWEKSISPQGSGELDVWKEFQNLTGDVISRTAFGSNYEEGRQIFQMQKEQAGLVLQAFAKLYIPGLRFLPTKDNKRRKELNRKVESLLNNIIEKREKEIQLGIAKNDDLLGILLESNKKHHEDGEKGMTRDEVIEECKLFYFAGQETTSVLLTWTMVLLAKYTSWQMRAREEVLQVCGKDIPSFDSLSHLKTVTMILNEVLRLYPPATFMIRHAYKTMKLGDLTLPEGVRLVLPLLLIHHDSKLWGDDAEEFKPERFSEGIASASKNQLAFFPFGWGPRVCIGQTFALIEAKMALAMILQRFSFELSSTYVHAPHQIITLQPQYGAQIILHSI from the exons atGGCAGCTGCCGTGTTCCTCCTCGTTGCTTCTGTGGCTCTCTTCCTCTCGTGGGTGGTGGTCAAGACAGTATACTCTTTCTGGTGGAAGCCCAGGCAGTACGCAGAGGCCTTCAAGAGGCAAGGAATCCATGGCTACCCTTACAAACTCTTAATCGGCAACTCGAGGGATGTAGCGACTCTGCAAGCGAAAGCATTGGCCAAGCCCATGGCCTTCTCTCATGAGTTAACTCCACGAATATGGCCCATATTTAGGGACTGTGTTGATAAATACG GTAGAATTTCCCTCTTTTGGTTTGGGAACATTCCGCAGATAATACTCATGGATCCGGAGCTGGTGAAAGAAGTTCTCTCCAACAAATTTGGGCATTTCTCGAAGCCCCCTCAGCCGGCGCAGGTGAAGGTGCTGGCGAGGGGCCTCGCCAACATGGAAGGTGAAGAATGGGCAGTCCAGAGAAGGCGCATCAATCCTGTTTTCCATTTGGAAAAACTCAAG GGAATGCTGCCATCATTTTCCGCTTGTTGCAATGAGCTGGTTCAAAGGTGGGAAAAATCAATAAGTCCCCAAGGATCGGGTGAATTAGATGTATGGAAGGAGTTTCAGAATCTTACTGGAGATGTCATCTCTAGGACTGCCTTTGGCAGTAACTATGAAGAGGGGAGGCAGATATTCCAAATGCAGAAGGAACAGGCGGGGCTAGTGCTTCAAGCCTTCGCAAAACTTTATATCCCAGGGTTAAG GTTTCTGCCTACAAAGGACAACAAGAGGCGGAAGGAGCTAAACAGAAAGGTAGAATCCCTGCTTAATAATATAATTGAGAAACGAGAGAAGGAAATACAGTTGGGGATCGCCAAAAATGACGATCTGCTGGGCATATTGTTGGAATCAAACAAGAAACACCATGAGGATGGCGAGAAGGGAATGACAAGAGATGAAGTCATAGAGGAGTGCAAGCTTTTCTACTTTGCTGGTCAGGAGACAACTTCAGTGTTATTAACATGGACCATGGTTCTGCTCGCCAAGTACACAAGTTGGCAGATGCGTGCGAGGGAAGAGGTTCTTCAAGTGTGTGGAAAAGACATCCCTTCTTTTGACAGCTTAAGCCACCTGAAGACT GTCACTATGATTCTAAACGAAGTTTTAAGGCTATATCCACCTGCAACTTTTATGATTAGACACGCTTACAAAACTATGAAATTGGGAGACCTCACCCTTCCAGAAGGAGTTCGCCTGGTTCTGCCACTGCTCCTGATCCACCATGATAGCAAGCTCTGGGGCGACGATGCTGAGGAATTCAAACCAGAGAGGTTCTCAGAAGGAATTGCAAGTGCATCGAAGAATCAATTGGCATTCTTTCCATTTGGTTGGGGTCCCCGAGTCTGCATTGGACAGACATTTGCACTGATTGAGGCCAAGATGGCACTTGCCATGATTCTACAGCGCTTCTCCTTCGAACTGTCATCGACCTATGTTCATGCTCCACACCAGATCATAACCCTTCAACCTCAGTATGGAGCTCAAATAATCCTGCATTCTATCTAA
- the LOC116264375 gene encoding uncharacterized protein LOC116264375 yields MRLGGGLLRGLGGLPWRTITWEALDRAFFVAKFLCCLHVANTYVGGLALVYGPSMLPTINLTGDILLVEKISVRLEKIKRGDIVLVRSPENPRKIVTKRITGLEGDEVTFLATNIGDHGSRTVTVPKGHVWIQGDNLYASNDSRHFGSVPYGLVTGRVFCRIWPVDGFGSLGQGD; encoded by the exons atgcggCTAGGTGGTGGGTTGCTGAGAGGGTTGGGAGGCCTTCCATGGCGGACGATCACCTGGGAGGCGCTAGACAGGGCCTTCTTCGTCGCCAAGTTCCTCTGCTGCCTCCACGTCGCCAACACCTACGTCGGTGGCCTCGCCCTG GTTTATGGGCCTAGCATGCTGCCCACCATCAATTTAACGGGCGATATTCTTCTGGTTGAGAAGATATCTGTTAGGTTGGAGAAGATTAAGCGCGGGGACATCGTTCTCGTTCGTTCTCCTGAGAACCCAAGAAAGATCGTCACCAAGAGAATAACGGGGCTAGAGGGGGATGAGGTCACTTTTCTTGCCACCAACATTGGCGATCATGGCAGCCGGACTGTTACT GTGCCAAAGGGACATGTATGGATTCAAGGTGACAACTTATATGCTTCAAATGATTCAAGGCATTTTGGCTCAGTTCCATATGGCCTTGTTACTGGAAGGGTGTTTTGCCGg ATATGGCCAGTTGATGGCTTTGGATCATTGGGACAAGGAGATTAG